From one Ctenopharyngodon idella isolate HZGC_01 chromosome 15, HZGC01, whole genome shotgun sequence genomic stretch:
- the LOC127495739 gene encoding zinc finger protein 436-like isoform X4 has protein sequence MEVMEQKHKLNEEEEKHDFKTQGTKAKKLHTCSQCGNSFQDKRNFNRHMRVHTGEKPYTCTQCGKSFSQSSSLCNHLLLHSGQKPFNCDQCGKDFISSSNLKKHLKIHSNERPYVCSLCGKSFSRLNSFKLHQKTHNEVRDHVCCDCGKSFTTSSHLKQHQIIHTGEKPYKCSYCDKSFTRSGQLKIHERVHTGEKPYHCTQCGKRLKDATGLKIHLRIHSGEKPFNCDQCDRKFISSSHLKKHQKGHSDERPHLCSLCGKSYSRLDHFKLHQKSHNEVKDHLCCECGKSFTTADNLKQHQRIHTGEKPYKCSYCDKSFALSGNMKSHERLHTGEKPYQCTQCEKSFRHLSSLHAHINKCCK, from the coding sequence ATGGAAGTGATGgagcaaaaacacaaactgaATGAAGAGGAGGAGAAACATGACTTCAAAACTCAAGGAACAAAAGCCAAAAAGCTGCACACCTGCTCACAGTGTGGAAATAGTTTCCAAGATAAAAGAAACTTTAACAgacacatgagagttcacactggagaaaaaccgtatacgtgcactcagtgtggaaagagtttttcgcAATCATCAAGTCTCTGTAATCATCTGCTCCTTCACTCTGGACAAAaaccatttaactgtgatcagtgtggtaaagattttatttcgtcatcaaatctaaaaaaacacctgaaaattcattcaaatgagaggccttatgtgtgttctctctgtggGAAGAGTTTTTCACGACTGAACAGTTTTAAACtgcaccagaaaacacataatgaagtgagagatcatgtgtgttgtgactgtgggaagagctttactacaTCTAGTCATCTGAAACAGCACCAAataattcatactggagaaaaaccttacaagtgctcatattgtgacaagagtttcacACGGTCTGGACAACTGAAAATACATGagcgagttcatactggagagaagccgtaccacTGTACTCAGTGTGGAAAGCGTTTAAAAGATGCAACAGGTTTAAAAATTCATCTGCgcattcactctggagaaaaaccatttaactgtgatcagtgtgataGAAAGTTCATTTCgtcatcacatttaaaaaaacaccagAAAGGTCATTCAGATGAGAGGCCCCACTTatgttctttgtgtggaaagagttaTTCAAGACTGGATCATTTCAAACTGCACCAGAAATCACATAATGAAGTGAAAGATCATTTATGTTGTGaatgtgggaagagctttactacaGCTGACAATCTGAAACAGCACcaaagaattcacactggagaaaaaccttacaagtgctcatattgtgacaagagtttcgCTCTGTCTGGAAACATGAAATCACATGAGCgacttcatactggagagaagccatatCAGTGTactcagtgtgagaagagtttTAGACATTTATCAAGTCTTCACgctcatattaataaatgttgcaaGTGA
- the LOC127495739 gene encoding zinc finger protein 239-like isoform X1, producing MEFIKEEIEDMSDPEPSRIKHEETEEQIDQMEVMEQKHKLNEEEEKHDFKTQGTKAKKLHTCSQCGNSFQDKRNFNRHMRVHTGEKPYTCTQCGKSFSQSSSLCNHLLLHSGQKPFNCDQCGKDFISSSNLKKHLKIHSNERPYVCSLCGKSFSRLNSFKLHQKTHNEVRDHVCCDCGKSFTTSSHLKQHQIIHTGEKPYKCSYCDKSFTRSGQLKIHERVHTGEKPYHCTQCGKRLKDATGLKIHLRIHSGEKPFNCDQCDRKFISSSHLKKHQKGHSDERPHLCSLCGKSYSRLDHFKLHQKSHNEVKDHLCCECGKSFTTADNLKQHQRIHTGEKPYKCSYCDKSFALSGNMKSHERLHTGEKPYQCTQCEKSFRHLSSLHAHINKCCK from the exons atggagtttattaaagaggagattgaagacatgagtgatccagaaccatccagaataaaacatgaagaaacTGAGGAACAAATAG acCAGATGGAAGTGATGgagcaaaaacacaaactgaATGAAGAGGAGGAGAAACATGACTTCAAAACTCAAGGAACAAAAGCCAAAAAGCTGCACACCTGCTCACAGTGTGGAAATAGTTTCCAAGATAAAAGAAACTTTAACAgacacatgagagttcacactggagaaaaaccgtatacgtgcactcagtgtggaaagagtttttcgcAATCATCAAGTCTCTGTAATCATCTGCTCCTTCACTCTGGACAAAaaccatttaactgtgatcagtgtggtaaagattttatttcgtcatcaaatctaaaaaaacacctgaaaattcattcaaatgagaggccttatgtgtgttctctctgtggGAAGAGTTTTTCACGACTGAACAGTTTTAAACtgcaccagaaaacacataatgaagtgagagatcatgtgtgttgtgactgtgggaagagctttactacaTCTAGTCATCTGAAACAGCACCAAataattcatactggagaaaaaccttacaagtgctcatattgtgacaagagtttcacACGGTCTGGACAACTGAAAATACATGagcgagttcatactggagagaagccgtaccacTGTACTCAGTGTGGAAAGCGTTTAAAAGATGCAACAGGTTTAAAAATTCATCTGCgcattcactctggagaaaaaccatttaactgtgatcagtgtgataGAAAGTTCATTTCgtcatcacatttaaaaaaacaccagAAAGGTCATTCAGATGAGAGGCCCCACTTatgttctttgtgtggaaagagttaTTCAAGACTGGATCATTTCAAACTGCACCAGAAATCACATAATGAAGTGAAAGATCATTTATGTTGTGaatgtgggaagagctttactacaGCTGACAATCTGAAACAGCACcaaagaattcacactggagaaaaaccttacaagtgctcatattgtgacaagagtttcgCTCTGTCTGGAAACATGAAATCACATGAGCgacttcatactggagagaagccatatCAGTGTactcagtgtgagaagagtttTAGACATTTATCAAGTCTTCACgctcatattaataaatgttgcaaGTGA